The following coding sequences are from one Anabas testudineus chromosome 16, fAnaTes1.2, whole genome shotgun sequence window:
- the ica1 gene encoding islet cell autoantigen 1 — MEGGNFGYSRDYLDRFIQSQDSSVVNKFQQKYWKTKQTLIKVTGKKEDEHVVASDADLDAKLEVFHSIQRTCMELLKVIEQYQRRICFLSQEENELGRFLRSQGSQDKTRAGKIMQATGKALCFSSQQRLVLRKPLCRLYQEVETFRYRAISDTWLTVNRMEQSRTEYRGALLWMKDVSQELDPDTHKQMEKFRKVQAQVRTTKTSFDKLKNDVCQKVDLLGASRCNLLSHVLTTYQTTLLHFWEKTSHTMAAIHESFKGCQQYELSTSKTLQDPTDKLAKKKGKNKMKADTDGKKSETTDDQLISLVNENTSDKTREGNEDPFSGTPESEAEEKDSVTLLNEILGSLSVDEGDFSREWMEVFGDTDDGTSAASGRTAESDQQKENSFFLPSQLLDQSLNNLQSSVSDWAGILPQGSAQETEHSSGANQNPSKPAVQETAGKSKDLSAWFNLFADLDPLSNPDAIGRSDKEHELHTA, encoded by the exons ATGGAGGGAGGAAATTT TGGTTACTCCCGAGACTATCTGGACCGCTTCATCCAAAGCCAAGACTCATCTGTGGTGAACAAGTTCCAGCAGAAGTACTGGAAAACCAAACAGACGCTCATTAAGGTTACTGGGAAGAAAGAGGACGAGCATGTGGTGGCATCAGACGCAGATTTGGATGCTAAGCTGGAG GTCTTCCACTCAATCCAGAGAACGTGCATGGAGCTGCTGAAGGTCATCGAGCAGTACCAGAGGAGGATCTGCT TTCTTTCCCAAGAGGAGAACGAGCTGGGTCGTTTCCTCCGATCTCAGGGCTCCCAGGATAAAACAAGGGCTGGGAAGATCATGCAGGCCACAGGGAAagctctctgcttctcctctcaGCAAAG ACTGGTTCTGAGGAAGCCTCTGTGCCGTTTGTACCAGGAGGTCGAAACGTTTCGCTATCGAGCTATCTCAGACACGTGGCTGACGGTGAATCGAATGGAGCAGTCCAGGACTGAATACCGTGGAGCACTGCTTTGGATGAAGGATGTATCTCAGGAGCTGGATCCAGATACACATAAACAGATGGAGAAATTCCGCAAG GTTCAGGCCCAGGTGCGCACTACCAAAACAAGCTTTGACAAACTGAAGAATGATGTCTGCCAGAAGGTGGACCTGCTGGGAGCCAGCCGCTGCAACCTCCTCTCTCATGTTTTAACGACATACCAG ACAACACTTTTGCACTTCTGGGAGAAGACATCCCACACTATGGCAGCTATTCATGAGAGCTTCAAGGGTTGTCAGCAATATGAGTTGTCCACATCGAAG ACCCTGCAAGACCCCACAGACAAGCTGGCTAAGAAAAAGGggaagaacaaaatgaaagcagatACGGATGGAAAGAAATCTGAGACCACAGATGATCA actcaTCTCACTAGTAAATGAAAACACCAGCGATAAAACCAGAGAGG GAAATGAAGATCCTTTCTCTGGCACTCCAGAGTCGGAagcagaggagaaggacagTGTGACCTTATTGAATGAAATCCTGGGCAGTTTGTCTGTGGATGAGGGCGACTTCTCCAGGGAGTGGATGGAAGTGTTTGGAGACACAGATGATGGAACGAGTGCAGCATCTGGTagaacagcagagtcagacCAACAAAAGGAAAACTCCTTCTTTCTACCATCTCAGCTGCTGGACCAGAGCCTGAATAATCTTCAGTCTTCTGTCTCAG ATTGGGCCGGGATCCTTCCACAAGGCAGCGCCCAAGAAACAGAGCACTCATCTGGAGCCAATCAGAACCCTTCTAAGCCAGCAGTCCAAG AGACAGCAGGAAAATCCAAAGACCTCTCCGCGTGGTTCAACCTGTTTGCTGACTTGGACCCTCTCTCCAACCCCGACGCTATCGGAAGGTCTGACAAAGAGCATGAACTTCACACGGCGTAG